Proteins encoded together in one Deinococcus irradiatisoli window:
- a CDS encoding sugar transferase gives MRILLLSQWFDPEPIFKGLPFARELAAQGHEVEVLTGFPNYPGGKLYPGYRVQLWQREVMDGIPVTRVPLYPSHDESGLKRALNYTSFAFSAALLGALLTRRPDVIYVYHPPATVGFPAMVLSLLKRVPFVYDVQDLWPDTLAATGMMGSPRVLALVGRWCDAVYRRAARVVVLSEGFSLRLQERGVPERNIQVISNWCDETQIVPVETETKDAEFKDRFNIVFAGTMGKAQALDTVLDAAALVGPLRPEIQFVLIGGGVEVENLKRQAQERQLENVLFLPRRPFSEIGAVLAQANALLVHLRNDPLFEITIPSKTQAYMFVGKPILMALEGDAAQLVKDAQAGVTCPPENPPALAQAAIQLADLPLQDLEWMGKNGAKYYRERLSLAVGTRHFLEVFDEALRESRRGPFNKRLLDLLASSVGLMVLSPVLLGLAFKIRQEMGSPVLFRQQRPGLWSRTFTMYKFRTMRDALDAHGQLLPDSERLTPLGRFLRSSSLDELPELFNVLRGEMSLVGPRPLLTEYLERYTPEQARRHEVRPGITGWAQVNGRNAISWEEKFKLDVWYVDNRSLALDLKILWLTLVKVFKREGISASGEATMPVFQGTAHHKP, from the coding sequence ATGCGAATCCTGCTGCTCAGCCAATGGTTTGATCCGGAGCCCATTTTCAAGGGTCTACCGTTTGCCAGAGAACTCGCTGCCCAAGGGCATGAAGTAGAAGTCCTCACCGGCTTTCCCAATTATCCAGGAGGCAAACTCTATCCAGGCTACCGGGTACAGCTCTGGCAGCGCGAGGTTATGGATGGAATTCCCGTCACCCGTGTTCCCCTGTACCCTAGCCATGACGAGTCGGGCCTCAAGCGCGCTCTCAACTACACTAGTTTTGCCTTCTCGGCCGCTCTGCTTGGCGCTCTCCTGACCCGCCGCCCAGACGTGATCTACGTGTACCACCCGCCCGCTACTGTGGGCTTTCCGGCAATGGTGTTGTCCCTGCTGAAGCGGGTGCCCTTCGTATATGATGTGCAGGACCTCTGGCCCGATACGCTGGCGGCCACGGGAATGATGGGGTCACCGCGCGTGCTGGCCTTAGTGGGGCGCTGGTGTGATGCCGTGTATCGGCGGGCTGCACGCGTAGTCGTCCTGTCGGAAGGCTTCAGCCTTCGCCTTCAGGAGCGCGGAGTTCCGGAGCGCAATATTCAAGTGATTTCCAATTGGTGTGACGAAACGCAGATCGTTCCGGTAGAGACAGAAACGAAGGATGCCGAATTCAAGGACCGTTTCAACATTGTCTTTGCAGGAACGATGGGTAAAGCCCAAGCGCTGGACACGGTATTGGACGCAGCGGCACTGGTTGGTCCACTTCGTCCCGAGATTCAGTTCGTCCTGATTGGCGGCGGCGTTGAGGTGGAGAACCTCAAGCGGCAGGCTCAGGAGCGGCAGTTGGAGAACGTCCTGTTTTTGCCGCGCCGTCCCTTCTCAGAGATCGGCGCAGTGCTGGCCCAGGCCAACGCGCTGCTCGTTCATCTCCGGAACGATCCTCTTTTTGAGATCACGATTCCGTCTAAGACCCAAGCTTATATGTTCGTTGGGAAGCCTATCCTGATGGCGTTAGAGGGCGACGCAGCGCAACTGGTCAAGGATGCACAGGCAGGAGTAACCTGTCCGCCTGAGAACCCACCTGCCTTAGCGCAAGCGGCCATTCAACTAGCTGACCTGCCCCTGCAGGACTTGGAATGGATGGGCAAAAATGGAGCCAAGTACTACCGGGAGCGCCTCTCACTGGCCGTAGGCACGCGGCATTTTCTAGAAGTCTTTGATGAAGCTTTGCGGGAATCACGAAGAGGGCCCTTCAACAAGAGGTTGTTAGATCTCCTGGCCTCGAGCGTGGGCTTGATGGTTCTCTCACCGGTCTTGCTCGGCCTGGCCTTCAAGATTCGACAAGAGATGGGCTCGCCCGTCCTCTTCCGTCAACAGCGCCCGGGGCTGTGGAGCCGCACCTTCACCATGTACAAGTTCCGTACCATGCGCGACGCATTAGACGCTCACGGGCAACTCCTTCCCGACAGCGAACGCCTCACACCGCTGGGCCGGTTTCTACGCTCCTCATCGCTGGACGAATTACCGGAACTCTTCAATGTGTTACGTGGTGAGATGAGCTTGGTCGGTCCTCGCCCCCTTCTTACGGAATACCTAGAGCGCTATACACCCGAGCAAGCGCGGCGGCATGAAGTCCGTCCCGGCATCACGGGCTGGGCACAGGTGAATGGCCGCAACGCTATTTCCTGGGAAGAGAAATTCAAGTTGGACGTATGGTACGTCGATAATCGTAGTCTTGCGCTCGACTTAAAAATTTTGTGGCTCACCCTGGTCAAGGTCTTTAAACGCGAAGGGATCAGTGCCTCAGGCGAGGCGACCATGCCAGTGTTTCAAGGGACAGCTCACCACAAGCCATGA
- a CDS encoding quinate 5-dehydrogenase: MPHQDPTAPADLLAHWRPAPDGYKHVVSISLGSSKRDAREETELLGQKFVLERLGTDGDMQKARQMLLALDGKVDAFGLGGTDLYIVAGEKRYTFREIAALVKGVDKTPILDGSGLKHTLEREAIEQLEPLIHWKGCRTLLVSSVDRFGMAEALSEAGADVLYGDFVFGLNMNVPLRTMNSIRTVAKVILPALTFLPFKWFYPTGEKQEKSVKGVGTRYYDWAEVIAGDTHYVKRYAPDKLEGKTILTQTITEADREWARAHGLKRLITTTPRIGNRNFATNVMEAMFVAYQGASAALSEVQYRDLITRMDFRPQVTEF; the protein is encoded by the coding sequence TTGCCTCACCAAGACCCGACCGCCCCTGCCGATCTGCTGGCCCACTGGCGGCCCGCACCGGACGGGTACAAACACGTCGTCAGCATTTCGCTGGGTTCGAGCAAGCGCGACGCCCGCGAGGAAACCGAGCTGCTGGGCCAGAAGTTCGTGCTGGAGCGGCTCGGCACCGACGGCGACATGCAGAAGGCGCGCCAGATGCTGCTGGCTCTGGACGGCAAGGTGGACGCCTTCGGCCTAGGCGGCACCGACCTGTACATCGTGGCCGGCGAGAAGCGCTACACCTTCCGCGAGATCGCCGCGCTGGTGAAGGGCGTGGACAAGACCCCGATCCTCGACGGCTCGGGCCTCAAGCACACCCTGGAGCGAGAGGCGATCGAGCAACTCGAACCGCTGATTCACTGGAAAGGCTGCCGCACCCTGCTGGTGTCGAGCGTGGACCGCTTCGGTATGGCCGAAGCGCTCTCGGAAGCGGGCGCCGACGTGCTCTACGGCGACTTCGTGTTCGGTTTGAACATGAACGTGCCGCTCAGGACCATGAACAGCATCCGCACGGTGGCGAAGGTGATCCTGCCGGCGCTGACCTTCTTGCCGTTCAAGTGGTTTTATCCGACCGGCGAGAAGCAGGAAAAGAGCGTCAAGGGTGTGGGCACCCGCTATTACGACTGGGCCGAGGTGATCGCCGGCGACACCCACTACGTCAAGCGTTACGCCCCGGACAAGCTGGAAGGCAAGACCATCCTGACCCAGACCATCACCGAGGCCGACCGCGAGTGGGCACGGGCGCACGGCCTCAAGCGCCTGATCACGACCACGCCGCGCATCGGCAACCGGAATTTTGCCACCAATGTGATGGAAGCGATGTTCGTGGCGTACCAGGGGGCCAGCGCGGCGCTGAGTGAGGTCCAGTACCGTGATCTGATCACGCGGATGGATTTCCGACCGCAGGTCACGGAGTTCTGA
- a CDS encoding O-antigen ligase family protein translates to MTAFQPPALRAWLRFWWAVLVPLYVLSPLSLLALPQLRRLPRPLWWVLAGYALSQQIPAFLAPEPLLASILALARTLLMGGLIGAGLVLTHTLWLRGLAWGLAVVYATTLIYSGLGGAELTQQRLFHPYMTSITLGLMGACGIWWALFAGGRWWWRLPFGVAALTVLLLSGSRGAMAAALLGCALGWVVRLRWQIAISLMLGLGLLGGGLYVGQRFDVQSVTRLLSTDTSGRDLVWWNAISVIQSAPLAGVGSYRLGTRFAPPGGQCVLWSAPDSVAPTCPDFISRLGYPWLIAHNVTLQQLAETGPLGLIGLFVLLGVAVVTAVWVRDPLGVAVLSGLLLATTTDNTLIVPGPAVGEVFWVMVGAVLARLPQDVPAARWPLLSWPAGLAAAGLMMALSLPLLASLKVLPPNPNYRLSVLIAPTHIQTTRNYTAYAQFDLPTGKYRTELRTCLKSCTYLVAVPYTVLTKSAAPVVTLTANLYPQPRQRLELLLYPGESTFRPVPLATKSWIVERQP, encoded by the coding sequence ATGACGGCTTTTCAACCCCCTGCTCTTAGAGCCTGGTTACGCTTTTGGTGGGCCGTTCTGGTCCCGCTATATGTCTTGTCGCCGCTCTCTTTGCTGGCTCTGCCCCAGCTTCGCCGTCTGCCCAGGCCGCTGTGGTGGGTTTTGGCTGGATATGCCCTCAGTCAGCAAATCCCTGCCTTCCTGGCCCCAGAGCCGCTGCTGGCCAGCATTCTGGCGTTGGCGCGAACATTGCTGATGGGTGGCTTGATCGGTGCTGGTCTGGTTCTGACCCATACACTTTGGCTTCGGGGACTAGCCTGGGGTTTGGCGGTAGTTTATGCCACAACTTTGATCTATAGCGGCCTGGGCGGAGCAGAACTGACGCAGCAACGCCTCTTTCACCCGTATATGACCTCGATTACGCTGGGTCTGATGGGAGCCTGCGGCATCTGGTGGGCGCTGTTCGCCGGTGGGCGCTGGTGGTGGCGTCTCCCATTCGGCGTGGCGGCCCTCACGGTACTGTTGCTGTCGGGCAGTCGAGGAGCAATGGCAGCCGCCCTGCTAGGCTGCGCGCTTGGTTGGGTTGTGCGGTTGCGCTGGCAGATAGCCATCAGCCTGATGCTGGGCCTGGGCTTGTTGGGCGGTGGCCTGTATGTGGGTCAACGCTTTGACGTGCAGTCAGTGACGCGTTTATTGAGCACCGATACCTCAGGGCGCGATCTGGTGTGGTGGAATGCCATCTCGGTGATTCAGAGTGCGCCGCTGGCCGGTGTAGGAAGTTATCGTCTGGGGACGCGATTTGCGCCGCCGGGTGGACAGTGTGTTTTATGGTCTGCGCCTGACAGCGTTGCTCCGACCTGTCCCGATTTCATCAGCCGTCTGGGCTATCCCTGGCTGATCGCTCATAACGTCACCCTCCAGCAATTGGCCGAAACGGGGCCATTGGGGCTCATAGGGCTCTTTGTCTTGCTCGGTGTGGCTGTCGTCACGGCGGTCTGGGTGCGAGATCCGTTGGGAGTGGCCGTGCTCTCGGGGTTGCTACTGGCAACCACCACCGACAACACCTTGATCGTGCCGGGACCAGCTGTGGGTGAAGTGTTCTGGGTGATGGTCGGGGCGGTGCTGGCTCGCCTGCCCCAGGATGTACCGGCGGCGCGCTGGCCACTGCTGAGCTGGCCAGCCGGTTTGGCAGCGGCCGGGCTGATGATGGCCTTGTCCCTACCACTGCTCGCCTCCTTGAAAGTGCTTCCTCCCAACCCGAACTATCGACTGTCGGTGCTCATTGCTCCGACCCACATTCAAACGACTCGGAACTACACGGCTTATGCGCAGTTCGATTTGCCAACTGGAAAGTACAGAACAGAACTACGAACCTGCCTCAAGAGCTGCACTTACCTCGTTGCTGTGCCCTACACAGTGCTGACGAAGTCAGCAGCGCCGGTCGTAACACTTACGGCGAATCTCTATCCTCAGCCACGTCAACGTTTAGAGCTCTTGTTATATCCAGGCGAATCGACTTTTCGGCCGGTGCCTCTGGCCACGAAAAGCTGGATTGTGGAGCGTCAGCCATGA
- a CDS encoding polysaccharide biosynthesis protein, translated as MQNRIFKFAVDLSIWGLAAPLAFMLRLSGERASDYFDAILIYSMASLLIKAAVLWMTKPYLRIWHRISLIDLQHLARAVAVGGLLMVALSVFLPVSPGIPRSVPVISTSLAIIGMVGVRVLVRSYFEVARTRRGEMIKKRTLIVGAGEAGSMLAREMINNPAAGFVPVGFLDDSSVKRGRLLLGMKIYGPVTELPEVAGKLGVDEVIIAMPSVSGVLVRQLTTMARAAGLPYRILPSLGEILQGQDALFQLRDVNVEDLLRRAPARLDLESIASYIEDKTVLVTGAGGSIGSEIVRQVVRFHPRRLILLGRGENSIFSIQQELRMNWPEVQTVAVIADVRSRERLQHVFAQHRPNVVYHAAAHKHVPLMEEQPGEAVLNNVFGTRNIAEFCLEFGVERFVNISTDKAVNPTSVMGSTKRLAEMVVSVAAQRAKPDQAFMSVRFGNVLGSRGSVVPTFLAQIRAGGPVTVTHPEMVRFFMTIPEAARLVLQAGGLASNNNVYVLDMGQPVKIVDLARDVVQLSGAKDVEIVFTGMRPGEKLYEELLTAGEHIGRTSHQEILVAALNQPQAESFNGQLALLQQQAQDGDGEGVRHTIRRLLPESTVKIASELKH; from the coding sequence ATGCAAAACCGAATCTTCAAATTCGCTGTCGATCTGTCAATATGGGGTCTGGCTGCTCCGCTGGCTTTCATGTTGCGGCTCAGTGGTGAACGGGCGTCTGACTATTTTGACGCGATTTTGATTTATAGCATGGCAAGTCTGCTGATCAAGGCGGCGGTGCTATGGATGACGAAGCCGTATTTAAGGATCTGGCATCGGATCAGCTTGATTGATTTGCAACATTTGGCACGCGCGGTAGCAGTCGGCGGCCTGCTGATGGTGGCCCTCAGTGTGTTCCTCCCAGTCTCACCTGGCATCCCCCGTAGTGTTCCCGTTATCAGTACTTCTCTTGCCATTATCGGGATGGTAGGTGTGCGGGTGCTGGTGCGGTCTTACTTCGAGGTGGCCCGCACCAGGCGGGGAGAGATGATCAAGAAGCGCACGCTGATTGTGGGGGCAGGTGAAGCGGGCAGCATGCTGGCTAGAGAAATGATCAACAATCCTGCGGCCGGGTTTGTACCGGTGGGATTTTTAGACGACAGTAGCGTCAAACGTGGTCGTTTGCTGCTCGGGATGAAAATTTATGGTCCTGTGACTGAACTGCCCGAAGTGGCGGGAAAGCTCGGTGTTGACGAAGTGATCATCGCTATGCCGTCAGTGTCCGGTGTACTGGTACGTCAACTGACCACGATGGCCAGGGCTGCCGGCCTGCCCTACCGTATCCTTCCCAGTCTCGGTGAGATCTTACAAGGACAAGACGCGCTTTTCCAGCTCCGCGATGTCAATGTTGAAGATTTGTTGCGTCGTGCTCCAGCCCGCCTTGACCTAGAGAGTATTGCCAGTTATATCGAGGACAAGACGGTACTCGTAACGGGTGCAGGCGGCTCGATTGGGTCTGAGATTGTCCGCCAAGTTGTGCGTTTTCATCCCCGGCGACTGATTCTGCTGGGACGTGGTGAGAACAGTATTTTCAGTATTCAGCAGGAACTGCGTATGAACTGGCCGGAAGTTCAGACTGTGGCTGTGATTGCCGATGTACGTTCCCGTGAACGGTTGCAACATGTGTTCGCCCAGCATCGTCCGAACGTGGTGTATCACGCGGCGGCGCACAAGCATGTGCCATTAATGGAAGAACAGCCCGGTGAAGCAGTGCTCAACAATGTCTTCGGTACACGTAACATTGCCGAGTTTTGCCTGGAATTCGGAGTCGAGCGCTTCGTGAATATTTCCACCGATAAAGCTGTCAACCCTACATCAGTGATGGGCTCAACCAAAAGGCTGGCGGAAATGGTTGTGTCTGTTGCCGCTCAGCGTGCTAAGCCGGATCAAGCCTTCATGTCGGTGCGTTTCGGCAATGTGCTGGGGAGCCGCGGCAGTGTTGTACCGACTTTTCTGGCTCAAATTCGCGCTGGCGGTCCAGTGACCGTCACCCATCCGGAAATGGTGCGCTTTTTCATGACGATTCCCGAAGCCGCCCGATTGGTCCTGCAGGCCGGCGGCTTGGCCAGCAATAATAATGTCTATGTGCTGGATATGGGTCAGCCGGTCAAAATTGTGGATCTGGCGCGCGATGTGGTGCAGCTTTCGGGCGCCAAGGATGTTGAGATTGTGTTTACCGGGATGCGGCCCGGCGAGAAACTGTACGAGGAATTGCTGACGGCAGGGGAACATATTGGCCGTACTTCACATCAGGAAATACTGGTGGCCGCTTTGAATCAGCCCCAGGCAGAAAGCTTCAATGGGCAACTCGCTCTTTTACAGCAGCAGGCCCAAGACGGCGACGGCGAGGGCGTTCGTCACACCATTCGCCGTCTTCTCCCAGAAAGTACTGTTAAGATTGCTTCCGAATTAAAGCACTGA
- a CDS encoding acetyltransferase has translation MSGILIVGAGGHAKVVLSTLLASNYHVEGCLDEQPSRWGTSVLGYPVLGGLELLERPDRRAVLAIGNNQARRTLSERYPAVEWVSAVHPQAVVDASVVIGVGSVVFAGAVVQADTTIGNHVIVNTAATVDHDCVLEDYVHVAPGTHLAGQVRLEQGAFLGIGSVATPGITVGEWTTVGAGGVVIRDLLPHSVAVGVPARQRQVKNNDDNHNKA, from the coding sequence ATGAGCGGCATCCTGATCGTAGGCGCAGGGGGCCATGCCAAAGTCGTTCTGTCCACTCTGTTGGCCAGCAACTACCATGTCGAGGGTTGCCTTGACGAACAACCAAGTCGTTGGGGAACGTCAGTACTGGGCTATCCGGTGCTGGGCGGTCTGGAGCTCCTGGAAAGACCTGACAGACGCGCAGTTCTCGCCATTGGGAACAACCAAGCGAGGAGAACACTCAGTGAACGTTATCCGGCTGTAGAGTGGGTCAGCGCTGTTCACCCTCAAGCAGTGGTAGATGCCTCGGTTGTGATAGGCGTGGGTAGCGTTGTTTTTGCCGGCGCTGTAGTGCAAGCTGATACCACTATAGGAAACCATGTCATTGTCAATACCGCCGCGACAGTCGATCATGACTGCGTGCTGGAAGATTATGTACATGTTGCACCAGGTACCCACTTGGCTGGGCAAGTGCGGCTTGAACAAGGCGCTTTTCTTGGGATTGGCAGTGTTGCTACGCCCGGTATTACAGTAGGAGAGTGGACCACCGTTGGAGCAGGTGGCGTAGTAATTCGAGACCTTCTTCCTCATAGTGTCGCCGTGGGCGTACCGGCACGGCAAAGGCAGGTAAAGAACAACGATGACAACCATAACAAGGCTTGA
- a CDS encoding DegT/DnrJ/EryC1/StrS family aminotransferase has product MTTITRLDRTLASWPVFESDEIEAATRVLSSGKVNYWTGTEGREFEREYAQALGVKHAIALHNGTQALELALYALDVGEGDEVVTTPRTFIASASAAVMRGATPVLAEVDHDSGNITAETIRAVLSPRTKAIIVVHLAGWPCEMDEIMALAREHDLYVIEDCAQAQGAMYKGRPVGSIGDLGCFSFCQDKIITTGGEGGLLVTNNEAWWKKAWAFKDHGKSYDAVYHREHAPGFRWLHESFGTNWRMLEFQAAIGRLQLRKLPEWSQRRRENAEILQTRFSALKALRVPTVPDHSVHAEYKFYAYVRPEQLRPDWSRDRIMNELNARGVPCFSGSCSEIYLEQAFVKAGLGPKERFPVARELGETSLMLLVHPTLSTADMHAVADIVEDVMETATS; this is encoded by the coding sequence ATGACAACCATAACAAGGCTTGATCGTACCCTCGCTTCCTGGCCCGTCTTTGAGTCTGACGAGATCGAAGCCGCAACCCGCGTCCTGAGCTCTGGAAAAGTCAACTACTGGACCGGCACCGAGGGACGTGAGTTTGAAAGGGAGTACGCTCAGGCACTCGGCGTCAAACACGCCATTGCCCTGCATAACGGAACACAGGCGCTCGAGCTGGCACTGTACGCGCTGGATGTGGGTGAGGGTGACGAAGTGGTGACCACACCGCGTACCTTCATCGCTTCGGCTAGCGCGGCTGTAATGCGCGGCGCCACGCCGGTTCTGGCAGAAGTGGATCATGACAGCGGCAATATCACCGCAGAAACCATTCGAGCAGTGCTCTCTCCGCGCACCAAAGCCATCATCGTGGTTCATCTGGCGGGCTGGCCATGCGAGATGGACGAAATTATGGCTTTGGCCCGTGAGCATGACTTGTATGTCATCGAGGACTGCGCACAAGCGCAGGGCGCCATGTACAAGGGTAGACCGGTTGGTAGTATTGGCGATCTTGGCTGCTTTTCATTCTGCCAGGACAAGATCATCACCACAGGTGGTGAAGGTGGGCTGCTCGTAACCAATAACGAAGCTTGGTGGAAGAAAGCCTGGGCCTTTAAGGATCACGGCAAGAGCTACGACGCTGTATATCACCGCGAGCATGCACCAGGGTTCCGCTGGCTCCACGAGTCCTTTGGGACCAATTGGCGCATGCTTGAATTTCAAGCGGCCATTGGACGTTTACAGTTACGTAAATTGCCCGAATGGAGCCAGCGTCGTCGAGAAAATGCCGAGATTCTTCAGACACGCTTTTCAGCCCTCAAAGCCCTGCGAGTCCCAACCGTACCCGATCATAGCGTTCACGCCGAGTACAAGTTCTACGCTTATGTGCGCCCAGAGCAGCTGCGTCCTGATTGGAGCCGCGACCGGATTATGAACGAACTGAATGCCCGTGGCGTGCCTTGCTTCAGTGGAAGCTGTTCGGAAATCTATCTCGAGCAGGCGTTCGTCAAAGCTGGACTCGGCCCGAAAGAACGATTTCCGGTGGCCCGCGAGCTCGGTGAAACCTCGCTGATGTTGTTGGTGCACCCTACTCTCAGTACCGCCGATATGCATGCGGTGGCAGACATAGTCGAAGATGTTATGGAGACAGCAACATCATAA